The following coding sequences are from one Onychostoma macrolepis isolate SWU-2019 chromosome 24, ASM1243209v1, whole genome shotgun sequence window:
- the LOC131532890 gene encoding sialic acid-binding Ig-like lectin 13 isoform X1, whose product MLHFFDCTALCDSVMSVLQITSFIISSMFLHTHSAVNIYSAVMPQTVTALTGSCVQIPCTFNISNFEDKRNRTKSIHGIWLKSISQYDNKDSFIAFNSSENIIRGFSDIQMTGNLSERNCTTVFYNIMKNHSDIYYFRLQMEPDVFRATFNPRTDDSSKTVRINVTDSAQPPELNPSELQYVKEGTTVNLSCSAEAPCPKQPPTISWSNIPESANITTQLQEKPDKTQSVFSYVTFKASYKDHEKNITCTATYPRNTSDASTVKSTVMLRVLFSPKETHITIDRSDSVSAGTNVTLTCRSKASPSNNLKYTWYKRGQEMPIAQERKINFILNYNNTGLYFCRAQNKHGNQSSAEIQLTAEGQDGHSMTVIAGCVGGIAAVLMLSAIGFCTSRTRKKTHRGDNAGEKDCLNQFLLLGINAQSCVFLGILTSNIKQNH is encoded by the exons ATGCTGCATTTCTTTGACTGCACTGCTCTGTG tgattcagtgatgtcTGTGCTTCAGATCACGTCCTTCATCATCAGCTCTATGTTTCTTCACACTCACTCAG CTGTTAATATCTACTCTGCTGTGATGCCTCAGACAGTAACAGCTCTGACAGGCTCTTGTGTGCAGATTCCTTGCACATTCAACATCTCTAATTTTGAGGACAAACGTAACAGAACAAAATCTATTCATGGGATCTGGCTAAAAAGCATATCACAGTATGATAACAAAGACAGTTTTATAGCTTTTAATAGCAGTGAAAACATCATTAGAGGATTCAGTGACATACAGATGACTGGAAATCTCAGTGAGAGGAACTGCACAACTGTCTTCTATAACATCATGAAGAATCATTCAGACATCTATTACTTCAGACTGCAAATGGAGCCAGATGTGTTCAGAGCAACATTTAACCCCAGGACAGATGATTCAAGCAAGACTGTGAGGATCAATGTCACAG ATTCAGCACAACCTCCTGAACTGAATCCCAGTGAGCTACAGTATGTGAAGGAGGGAACTACAGTAAATCTGAGCTGCTCTGCTGAAGCCCCCTGCCCCAAACAACCTCCTACAATATCCTGGTCTAACATCCCTGAATCTGCCAACATTACAACACAGTTACAGGAGAAACCTGATAAAACCCAGTCAGTGTTTTCATACGTGACCTTCAAAGCTTCATACAAAGATCACgaaaagaacatcacctgcactGCTACATATCCAAGAAATACATCTGATGCCTCAACTGTGAAGAGCACCGTGATGCTACGAGTCCTGT TTTCTCCAAAAGAAACTCACATCACCATCGATCGATCTGATTCAGTCTCTGCTGGCACAAATGTGACTTTGACCTGCAGAAGTAAAGCCAGTCCATCAAATAACTTGAAGTACACCTGGTACAAACGTGGACAGGAGATGCCAATAGCTCAGGAAaggaaaattaattttattttaaattacaataatacagGATTGTACTTCTGCAGAGCACAGAATAAACATGGCAATCAGTCATCAGCAGAGATTCAGCTCACAGCTGAAG GACAAGATGGACACTCTATGACTGTGATCGCTGGTTGTGTGGGAGGAATTGCGGCAGTGCTCATGCTCTCTGCTATTGGATTTTGTACAAg CAGGACCAGGAAAAAGACACACAGGGGAGACAATGCTGGAGAAAAAGATTGCCTAAATCAG TTTCTGTTGCTAGGGATCAATGCTCAGAGTTGTGTTTTCCTTGGAATTTTGAcatcaaacatcaaacaaaatcATTGA
- the LOC131532890 gene encoding myelin-associated glycoprotein-like isoform X5 yields MLHFFDCTALCDSVMSVLQITSFIISSMFLHTHSAVNIYSAVMPQTVTALTGSCVQIPCTFNISNFEDKRNRTKSIHGIWLKSISQYDNKDSFIAFNSSENIIRGFSDIQMTGNLSERNCTTVFYNIMKNHSDIYYFRLQMEPDVFRATFNPRTDDSSKTVRINVTDSAQPPELNPSELQYVKEGTTVNLSCSAEAPCPKQPPTISWSNIPESANITTQLQEKPDKTQSVFSYVTFKASYKDHEKNITCTATYPRNTSDASTVKSTVMLRVLFSPKETHITIDRSDSVSAGTNVTLTCRSKASPSNNLKYTWYKRGQEMPIAQERKINFILNYNNTGLYFCRAQNKHGNQSSAEIQLTAEGQDGHSMTVIAGCVGGIAAVLMLSAIGFCTRTRKKTHRGDNAGEKDCLNQNNRISDD; encoded by the exons ATGCTGCATTTCTTTGACTGCACTGCTCTGTG tgattcagtgatgtcTGTGCTTCAGATCACGTCCTTCATCATCAGCTCTATGTTTCTTCACACTCACTCAG CTGTTAATATCTACTCTGCTGTGATGCCTCAGACAGTAACAGCTCTGACAGGCTCTTGTGTGCAGATTCCTTGCACATTCAACATCTCTAATTTTGAGGACAAACGTAACAGAACAAAATCTATTCATGGGATCTGGCTAAAAAGCATATCACAGTATGATAACAAAGACAGTTTTATAGCTTTTAATAGCAGTGAAAACATCATTAGAGGATTCAGTGACATACAGATGACTGGAAATCTCAGTGAGAGGAACTGCACAACTGTCTTCTATAACATCATGAAGAATCATTCAGACATCTATTACTTCAGACTGCAAATGGAGCCAGATGTGTTCAGAGCAACATTTAACCCCAGGACAGATGATTCAAGCAAGACTGTGAGGATCAATGTCACAG ATTCAGCACAACCTCCTGAACTGAATCCCAGTGAGCTACAGTATGTGAAGGAGGGAACTACAGTAAATCTGAGCTGCTCTGCTGAAGCCCCCTGCCCCAAACAACCTCCTACAATATCCTGGTCTAACATCCCTGAATCTGCCAACATTACAACACAGTTACAGGAGAAACCTGATAAAACCCAGTCAGTGTTTTCATACGTGACCTTCAAAGCTTCATACAAAGATCACgaaaagaacatcacctgcactGCTACATATCCAAGAAATACATCTGATGCCTCAACTGTGAAGAGCACCGTGATGCTACGAGTCCTGT TTTCTCCAAAAGAAACTCACATCACCATCGATCGATCTGATTCAGTCTCTGCTGGCACAAATGTGACTTTGACCTGCAGAAGTAAAGCCAGTCCATCAAATAACTTGAAGTACACCTGGTACAAACGTGGACAGGAGATGCCAATAGCTCAGGAAaggaaaattaattttattttaaattacaataatacagGATTGTACTTCTGCAGAGCACAGAATAAACATGGCAATCAGTCATCAGCAGAGATTCAGCTCACAGCTGAAG GACAAGATGGACACTCTATGACTGTGATCGCTGGTTGTGTGGGAGGAATTGCGGCAGTGCTCATGCTCTCTGCTATTGGATTTTGTACAAg GACCAGGAAAAAGACACACAGGGGAGACAATGCTGGAGAAAAAGATTGCCTAAATCAG AATAACAGGATCTCTGATGATTAA
- the LOC131532890 gene encoding sialic acid-binding Ig-like lectin 13 isoform X2, giving the protein MLHFFDCTALCDSVMSVLQITSFIISSMFLHTHSAVNIYSAVMPQTVTALTGSCVQIPCTFNISNFEDKRNRTKSIHGIWLKSISQYDNKDSFIAFNSSENIIRGFSDIQMTGNLSERNCTTVFYNIMKNHSDIYYFRLQMEPDVFRATFNPRTDDSSKTVRINVTDSAQPPELNPSELQYVKEGTTVNLSCSAEAPCPKQPPTISWSNIPESANITTQLQEKPDKTQSVFSYVTFKASYKDHEKNITCTATYPRNTSDASTVKSTVMLRVLFSPKETHITIDRSDSVSAGTNVTLTCRSKASPSNNLKYTWYKRGQEMPIAQERKINFILNYNNTGLYFCRAQNKHGNQSSAEIQLTAEGQDGHSMTVIAGCVGGIAAVLMLSAIGFCTRTRKKTHRGDNAGEKDCLNQFLLLGINAQSCVFLGILTSNIKQNH; this is encoded by the exons ATGCTGCATTTCTTTGACTGCACTGCTCTGTG tgattcagtgatgtcTGTGCTTCAGATCACGTCCTTCATCATCAGCTCTATGTTTCTTCACACTCACTCAG CTGTTAATATCTACTCTGCTGTGATGCCTCAGACAGTAACAGCTCTGACAGGCTCTTGTGTGCAGATTCCTTGCACATTCAACATCTCTAATTTTGAGGACAAACGTAACAGAACAAAATCTATTCATGGGATCTGGCTAAAAAGCATATCACAGTATGATAACAAAGACAGTTTTATAGCTTTTAATAGCAGTGAAAACATCATTAGAGGATTCAGTGACATACAGATGACTGGAAATCTCAGTGAGAGGAACTGCACAACTGTCTTCTATAACATCATGAAGAATCATTCAGACATCTATTACTTCAGACTGCAAATGGAGCCAGATGTGTTCAGAGCAACATTTAACCCCAGGACAGATGATTCAAGCAAGACTGTGAGGATCAATGTCACAG ATTCAGCACAACCTCCTGAACTGAATCCCAGTGAGCTACAGTATGTGAAGGAGGGAACTACAGTAAATCTGAGCTGCTCTGCTGAAGCCCCCTGCCCCAAACAACCTCCTACAATATCCTGGTCTAACATCCCTGAATCTGCCAACATTACAACACAGTTACAGGAGAAACCTGATAAAACCCAGTCAGTGTTTTCATACGTGACCTTCAAAGCTTCATACAAAGATCACgaaaagaacatcacctgcactGCTACATATCCAAGAAATACATCTGATGCCTCAACTGTGAAGAGCACCGTGATGCTACGAGTCCTGT TTTCTCCAAAAGAAACTCACATCACCATCGATCGATCTGATTCAGTCTCTGCTGGCACAAATGTGACTTTGACCTGCAGAAGTAAAGCCAGTCCATCAAATAACTTGAAGTACACCTGGTACAAACGTGGACAGGAGATGCCAATAGCTCAGGAAaggaaaattaattttattttaaattacaataatacagGATTGTACTTCTGCAGAGCACAGAATAAACATGGCAATCAGTCATCAGCAGAGATTCAGCTCACAGCTGAAG GACAAGATGGACACTCTATGACTGTGATCGCTGGTTGTGTGGGAGGAATTGCGGCAGTGCTCATGCTCTCTGCTATTGGATTTTGTACAAg GACCAGGAAAAAGACACACAGGGGAGACAATGCTGGAGAAAAAGATTGCCTAAATCAG TTTCTGTTGCTAGGGATCAATGCTCAGAGTTGTGTTTTCCTTGGAATTTTGAcatcaaacatcaaacaaaatcATTGA
- the LOC131532890 gene encoding sialic acid-binding Ig-like lectin 13 isoform X4, with translation MLHFFDCTALCDSVMSVLQITSFIISSMFLHTHSAVNIYSAVMPQTVTALTGSCVQIPCTFNISNFEDKRNRTKSIHGIWLKSISQYDNKDSFIAFNSSENIIRGFSDIQMTGNLSERNCTTVFYNIMKNHSDIYYFRLQMEPDVFRATFNPRTDDSSKTVRINVTDSAQPPELNPSELQYVKEGTTVNLSCSAEAPCPKQPPTISWSNIPESANITTQLQEKPDKTQSVFSYVTFKASYKDHEKNITCTATYPRNTSDASTVKSTVMLRVLFSPKETHITIDRSDSVSAGTNVTLTCRSKASPSNNLKYTWYKRGQEMPIAQERKINFILNYNNTGLYFCRAQNKHGNQSSAEIQLTAEGQDGHSMTVIAGCVGGIAAVLMLSAIGFCTSRTRKKTHRGDNAGEKDCLNQNNRISDD, from the exons ATGCTGCATTTCTTTGACTGCACTGCTCTGTG tgattcagtgatgtcTGTGCTTCAGATCACGTCCTTCATCATCAGCTCTATGTTTCTTCACACTCACTCAG CTGTTAATATCTACTCTGCTGTGATGCCTCAGACAGTAACAGCTCTGACAGGCTCTTGTGTGCAGATTCCTTGCACATTCAACATCTCTAATTTTGAGGACAAACGTAACAGAACAAAATCTATTCATGGGATCTGGCTAAAAAGCATATCACAGTATGATAACAAAGACAGTTTTATAGCTTTTAATAGCAGTGAAAACATCATTAGAGGATTCAGTGACATACAGATGACTGGAAATCTCAGTGAGAGGAACTGCACAACTGTCTTCTATAACATCATGAAGAATCATTCAGACATCTATTACTTCAGACTGCAAATGGAGCCAGATGTGTTCAGAGCAACATTTAACCCCAGGACAGATGATTCAAGCAAGACTGTGAGGATCAATGTCACAG ATTCAGCACAACCTCCTGAACTGAATCCCAGTGAGCTACAGTATGTGAAGGAGGGAACTACAGTAAATCTGAGCTGCTCTGCTGAAGCCCCCTGCCCCAAACAACCTCCTACAATATCCTGGTCTAACATCCCTGAATCTGCCAACATTACAACACAGTTACAGGAGAAACCTGATAAAACCCAGTCAGTGTTTTCATACGTGACCTTCAAAGCTTCATACAAAGATCACgaaaagaacatcacctgcactGCTACATATCCAAGAAATACATCTGATGCCTCAACTGTGAAGAGCACCGTGATGCTACGAGTCCTGT TTTCTCCAAAAGAAACTCACATCACCATCGATCGATCTGATTCAGTCTCTGCTGGCACAAATGTGACTTTGACCTGCAGAAGTAAAGCCAGTCCATCAAATAACTTGAAGTACACCTGGTACAAACGTGGACAGGAGATGCCAATAGCTCAGGAAaggaaaattaattttattttaaattacaataatacagGATTGTACTTCTGCAGAGCACAGAATAAACATGGCAATCAGTCATCAGCAGAGATTCAGCTCACAGCTGAAG GACAAGATGGACACTCTATGACTGTGATCGCTGGTTGTGTGGGAGGAATTGCGGCAGTGCTCATGCTCTCTGCTATTGGATTTTGTACAAg CAGGACCAGGAAAAAGACACACAGGGGAGACAATGCTGGAGAAAAAGATTGCCTAAATCAG AATAACAGGATCTCTGATGATTAA
- the LOC131532890 gene encoding sialic acid-binding Ig-like lectin 13 isoform X3, with protein sequence MSVLQITSFIISSMFLHTHSAVNIYSAVMPQTVTALTGSCVQIPCTFNISNFEDKRNRTKSIHGIWLKSISQYDNKDSFIAFNSSENIIRGFSDIQMTGNLSERNCTTVFYNIMKNHSDIYYFRLQMEPDVFRATFNPRTDDSSKTVRINVTDSAQPPELNPSELQYVKEGTTVNLSCSAEAPCPKQPPTISWSNIPESANITTQLQEKPDKTQSVFSYVTFKASYKDHEKNITCTATYPRNTSDASTVKSTVMLRVLFSPKETHITIDRSDSVSAGTNVTLTCRSKASPSNNLKYTWYKRGQEMPIAQERKINFILNYNNTGLYFCRAQNKHGNQSSAEIQLTAEGQDGHSMTVIAGCVGGIAAVLMLSAIGFCTSRTRKKTHRGDNAGEKDCLNQFLLLGINAQSCVFLGILTSNIKQNH encoded by the exons atgtcTGTGCTTCAGATCACGTCCTTCATCATCAGCTCTATGTTTCTTCACACTCACTCAG CTGTTAATATCTACTCTGCTGTGATGCCTCAGACAGTAACAGCTCTGACAGGCTCTTGTGTGCAGATTCCTTGCACATTCAACATCTCTAATTTTGAGGACAAACGTAACAGAACAAAATCTATTCATGGGATCTGGCTAAAAAGCATATCACAGTATGATAACAAAGACAGTTTTATAGCTTTTAATAGCAGTGAAAACATCATTAGAGGATTCAGTGACATACAGATGACTGGAAATCTCAGTGAGAGGAACTGCACAACTGTCTTCTATAACATCATGAAGAATCATTCAGACATCTATTACTTCAGACTGCAAATGGAGCCAGATGTGTTCAGAGCAACATTTAACCCCAGGACAGATGATTCAAGCAAGACTGTGAGGATCAATGTCACAG ATTCAGCACAACCTCCTGAACTGAATCCCAGTGAGCTACAGTATGTGAAGGAGGGAACTACAGTAAATCTGAGCTGCTCTGCTGAAGCCCCCTGCCCCAAACAACCTCCTACAATATCCTGGTCTAACATCCCTGAATCTGCCAACATTACAACACAGTTACAGGAGAAACCTGATAAAACCCAGTCAGTGTTTTCATACGTGACCTTCAAAGCTTCATACAAAGATCACgaaaagaacatcacctgcactGCTACATATCCAAGAAATACATCTGATGCCTCAACTGTGAAGAGCACCGTGATGCTACGAGTCCTGT TTTCTCCAAAAGAAACTCACATCACCATCGATCGATCTGATTCAGTCTCTGCTGGCACAAATGTGACTTTGACCTGCAGAAGTAAAGCCAGTCCATCAAATAACTTGAAGTACACCTGGTACAAACGTGGACAGGAGATGCCAATAGCTCAGGAAaggaaaattaattttattttaaattacaataatacagGATTGTACTTCTGCAGAGCACAGAATAAACATGGCAATCAGTCATCAGCAGAGATTCAGCTCACAGCTGAAG GACAAGATGGACACTCTATGACTGTGATCGCTGGTTGTGTGGGAGGAATTGCGGCAGTGCTCATGCTCTCTGCTATTGGATTTTGTACAAg CAGGACCAGGAAAAAGACACACAGGGGAGACAATGCTGGAGAAAAAGATTGCCTAAATCAG TTTCTGTTGCTAGGGATCAATGCTCAGAGTTGTGTTTTCCTTGGAATTTTGAcatcaaacatcaaacaaaatcATTGA
- the LOC131532891 gene encoding uncharacterized protein LOC131532891 — translation MREAGQRVHPHLSRFTVASVIRTFRLENRMTRRPSGGGRQRLFTQQQELAVVDLVRADNAIRLHQLRQKILADSQVFNNINHVSISTIRRILGKHNITMKQLYRVPFERNSVRVKGLRAEYVRRILAMDGAAQPHEFIFIDEAGFDLSKTRRRGRNVIGQRAIVHVPGQRGGNITLCAAISLRGLLHHHAKLGPYNSQHILTFLDALHNIVVQNRPDQPRFVVVWDNVSFHRAALVQTWFTNHNQFEVVYLPPYSPFLNPIEELFSAWRWRVYDRQPHARMPLLQAMDQVTAIHGWFRHARGYFPRCLAGEDIACDVDEVLCPDPNRRRDP, via the exons ATGAGGGAAGCTGGGCAGAGAGTCCACCCACATCTAAGCCGCTTCACAGTGGCATCTGTAATAAGAACATTCCGACTAGAAAACCG CATGACTAGAAGACCTTCTGGGGGAGGACGCCAACGCCTGTTCACACAACAGCAGGAACTTGCCGTTGTGGACCTAGTGAGGGCAGACAATGCCATCCGTCTCCACCAGCTACGACAGAAAATACTTGCAGACAGCCAAGTGTTCAACAACATAAACCATGTGAGCATCAGCACCATCAGACGCATCTTGGGAAAACACAACATCACCATGAAGCAGCTCTACAGGGTCCCGTTTGAGAGGAACAGCGTCAGGGTCAAAGGACTTCGAGCTGAATATGTACGG agAATCTTGGCCATGGATGGAGCTGCACAGCCTCAtgaattcattttcattgaTGAAGCTGGATTTGACCTGAGCAAAACAAGACGACGGGGTCGTAATGTAATTGGCCAAAGGGCAATTGTGCACGTCCCGGGGCAGCGCGGGGGAAATATCACATTGTGTGCCGCCATAAGCCTTCGGGGGCTTCTGCATCATCATGCAAAACTAGGTCCATACAATAGCCAACATATACTCACATTTCTAGATGCTCTCCATAATATAGTTGTACAGAACAGACCAGATCAGCCCAGGTTTGTGGTGGTATGGGATAATGTCAGTTTCCATCGGGCTGCTCTGGTCCAGACCTGGTTCACCAACCACAATCAGTTTGAAGTGGTATACTTGCCCCCTTACTCACCATTTTTAAACCCTATAGAGGAATTATTTTCGGCTTGGAGATGGCGTGTATATGACCGCCAACCACATGCCCGCATGCCTCTTCTGCAGGCAATGGATCAGGTGACCGCAATCCATGGATGGTTTCGACATGCTAGGGGATATTTTCCCCGGTGCCTAGCGGGAGAAGACATTGCTTGCGATGTCGATGAGGTCCTGTGCCCAGACCCCAACAGACGGCGGGATCCATGA
- the LOC131532890 gene encoding myelin-associated glycoprotein-like isoform X6, producing MIAVNIYSAVMPQTVTALTGSCVQIPCTFNISNFEDKRNRTKSIHGIWLKSISQYDNKDSFIAFNSSENIIRGFSDIQMTGNLSERNCTTVFYNIMKNHSDIYYFRLQMEPDVFRATFNPRTDDSSKTVRINVTDSAQPPELNPSELQYVKEGTTVNLSCSAEAPCPKQPPTISWSNIPESANITTQLQEKPDKTQSVFSYVTFKASYKDHEKNITCTATYPRNTSDASTVKSTVMLRVLFSPKETHITIDRSDSVSAGTNVTLTCRSKASPSNNLKYTWYKRGQEMPIAQERKINFILNYNNTGLYFCRAQNKHGNQSSAEIQLTAEGQDGHSMTVIAGCVGGIAAVLMLSAIGFCTSRTRKKTHRGDNAGEKDCLNQFLLLGINAQSCVFLGILTSNIKQNH from the exons atgatag CTGTTAATATCTACTCTGCTGTGATGCCTCAGACAGTAACAGCTCTGACAGGCTCTTGTGTGCAGATTCCTTGCACATTCAACATCTCTAATTTTGAGGACAAACGTAACAGAACAAAATCTATTCATGGGATCTGGCTAAAAAGCATATCACAGTATGATAACAAAGACAGTTTTATAGCTTTTAATAGCAGTGAAAACATCATTAGAGGATTCAGTGACATACAGATGACTGGAAATCTCAGTGAGAGGAACTGCACAACTGTCTTCTATAACATCATGAAGAATCATTCAGACATCTATTACTTCAGACTGCAAATGGAGCCAGATGTGTTCAGAGCAACATTTAACCCCAGGACAGATGATTCAAGCAAGACTGTGAGGATCAATGTCACAG ATTCAGCACAACCTCCTGAACTGAATCCCAGTGAGCTACAGTATGTGAAGGAGGGAACTACAGTAAATCTGAGCTGCTCTGCTGAAGCCCCCTGCCCCAAACAACCTCCTACAATATCCTGGTCTAACATCCCTGAATCTGCCAACATTACAACACAGTTACAGGAGAAACCTGATAAAACCCAGTCAGTGTTTTCATACGTGACCTTCAAAGCTTCATACAAAGATCACgaaaagaacatcacctgcactGCTACATATCCAAGAAATACATCTGATGCCTCAACTGTGAAGAGCACCGTGATGCTACGAGTCCTGT TTTCTCCAAAAGAAACTCACATCACCATCGATCGATCTGATTCAGTCTCTGCTGGCACAAATGTGACTTTGACCTGCAGAAGTAAAGCCAGTCCATCAAATAACTTGAAGTACACCTGGTACAAACGTGGACAGGAGATGCCAATAGCTCAGGAAaggaaaattaattttattttaaattacaataatacagGATTGTACTTCTGCAGAGCACAGAATAAACATGGCAATCAGTCATCAGCAGAGATTCAGCTCACAGCTGAAG GACAAGATGGACACTCTATGACTGTGATCGCTGGTTGTGTGGGAGGAATTGCGGCAGTGCTCATGCTCTCTGCTATTGGATTTTGTACAAg CAGGACCAGGAAAAAGACACACAGGGGAGACAATGCTGGAGAAAAAGATTGCCTAAATCAG TTTCTGTTGCTAGGGATCAATGCTCAGAGTTGTGTTTTCCTTGGAATTTTGAcatcaaacatcaaacaaaatcATTGA
- the LOC131532890 gene encoding myelin-associated glycoprotein-like isoform X7: MPQTVTALTGSCVQIPCTFNISNFEDKRNRTKSIHGIWLKSISQYDNKDSFIAFNSSENIIRGFSDIQMTGNLSERNCTTVFYNIMKNHSDIYYFRLQMEPDVFRATFNPRTDDSSKTVRINVTDSAQPPELNPSELQYVKEGTTVNLSCSAEAPCPKQPPTISWSNIPESANITTQLQEKPDKTQSVFSYVTFKASYKDHEKNITCTATYPRNTSDASTVKSTVMLRVLFSPKETHITIDRSDSVSAGTNVTLTCRSKASPSNNLKYTWYKRGQEMPIAQERKINFILNYNNTGLYFCRAQNKHGNQSSAEIQLTAEGQDGHSMTVIAGCVGGIAAVLMLSAIGFCTSRTRKKTHRGDNAGEKDCLNQFLLLGINAQSCVFLGILTSNIKQNH, from the exons ATGCCTCAGACAGTAACAGCTCTGACAGGCTCTTGTGTGCAGATTCCTTGCACATTCAACATCTCTAATTTTGAGGACAAACGTAACAGAACAAAATCTATTCATGGGATCTGGCTAAAAAGCATATCACAGTATGATAACAAAGACAGTTTTATAGCTTTTAATAGCAGTGAAAACATCATTAGAGGATTCAGTGACATACAGATGACTGGAAATCTCAGTGAGAGGAACTGCACAACTGTCTTCTATAACATCATGAAGAATCATTCAGACATCTATTACTTCAGACTGCAAATGGAGCCAGATGTGTTCAGAGCAACATTTAACCCCAGGACAGATGATTCAAGCAAGACTGTGAGGATCAATGTCACAG ATTCAGCACAACCTCCTGAACTGAATCCCAGTGAGCTACAGTATGTGAAGGAGGGAACTACAGTAAATCTGAGCTGCTCTGCTGAAGCCCCCTGCCCCAAACAACCTCCTACAATATCCTGGTCTAACATCCCTGAATCTGCCAACATTACAACACAGTTACAGGAGAAACCTGATAAAACCCAGTCAGTGTTTTCATACGTGACCTTCAAAGCTTCATACAAAGATCACgaaaagaacatcacctgcactGCTACATATCCAAGAAATACATCTGATGCCTCAACTGTGAAGAGCACCGTGATGCTACGAGTCCTGT TTTCTCCAAAAGAAACTCACATCACCATCGATCGATCTGATTCAGTCTCTGCTGGCACAAATGTGACTTTGACCTGCAGAAGTAAAGCCAGTCCATCAAATAACTTGAAGTACACCTGGTACAAACGTGGACAGGAGATGCCAATAGCTCAGGAAaggaaaattaattttattttaaattacaataatacagGATTGTACTTCTGCAGAGCACAGAATAAACATGGCAATCAGTCATCAGCAGAGATTCAGCTCACAGCTGAAG GACAAGATGGACACTCTATGACTGTGATCGCTGGTTGTGTGGGAGGAATTGCGGCAGTGCTCATGCTCTCTGCTATTGGATTTTGTACAAg CAGGACCAGGAAAAAGACACACAGGGGAGACAATGCTGGAGAAAAAGATTGCCTAAATCAG TTTCTGTTGCTAGGGATCAATGCTCAGAGTTGTGTTTTCCTTGGAATTTTGAcatcaaacatcaaacaaaatcATTGA